ATATTGAAGACTTATACAAATAGTATCCTAAAAAATACGAATTAAGAAGATTAACATGGATAGTAGCCAgattttgtcttgttaaaatagAATTGATTAAAgagatattttttactttaatttaaaattataataaaatattttctagtaTAAGAAACTTTTCGAATGAGCGTTAGATCTAGTGGATATGAAATTTCACACGAGGAAAACATAGTTACTTGATTTTCTTGAACTAAATATCCTTTAACAAGCTTTAGAACACAATACAATATGATATAAGTGTTCATTTGAGTTCAAAGACATGTAACTTATTTTGTGAGTGTTACTTAGATATTAACTCATATCTAGTGACGATTTCACCATCACATTTACTAGGTGAACTCCTAAAGAGTGAGATGTGACAACCACCCTCACATTTAACTGGTGTTGTATTTATAAGAGatatttaaatatgatatttttggtAAATTAATATATACCTCAACCTTATAATTGCTACACTTTGCCATAGGATTAAAAATCAGAACAACTCtgtaatattcataattttaatatactttagTCAATAAACAACTTTGTTGTTATCCTTaacaaattagtatttttaaggACATAATTGTCTTAAAATATAGTAACCAAAAAGTGTTTAACAAAGGAAATATCCCTTTGATctattgttataaattattggtttaatttttttataacaacttGAACTTTATTCATGAGATCCCCATTCACATGGAGATTAGTGTTCATTATTGTGACTATTTAATGAGCTTAAATCTTATTTCCCATGACAACTTAAGTATGTGTTGACATGTCAATCTTTGTTTTGTAAAtgaattcataatattttttttagacaaaGAGTAAGATGACATACCTGATGATGATCTCCAATTCCCATTTTCCATTTCTCACAAAATGTATTGGATAAATGATTTGTATAAGAACTTTCTAATAAAAACATGATATTGATTCAAATGTTAATTTAATCTCacaaaaatcattcaaagaaaaagttagatttaaaataaaaataaagaatgaaagaaataatattataataatgaaataaagaagaagatagAAAGCACTCTAGAAATAAATTGGGTGAATATTTATAACTCTTTGAAgttgaatttatataaaaaatgaaaacatcaaTTTGATAATGAACGATGAAAACGATAATACAATTCTAATTATAAtcaatgactataaatattattaattttaaaaataatttctttattaaaagctttgaataatattaaatttttataaagaaccaagtgaaaaaaaccaagaaataaataatatattgtactattttaatatataataataataataatatctactattttattattattaataataataatgtcttagacaattttaatatatactattttacagtacataatattataaatatttttatttattttttgaaatatatactttaatgtaccttatttttaaaaaaataaaattaagcatagtcaaatattatttaatttactattaatatgaaaattattatttaaaataatatcaagaTTATATTATTATAGTTAATACATTTAAAAGACTATGGATGagcttaatttaaaattatatttaataaataaattaactttgagtttagatttatttatttacataaaattcaatcttaaaattcattcatgtatatataatggttttctattaatattatttaatatgatttaataatattttaatatatataactattaaatCTTATTGGTAATCATTATGTAACTTCaatgtgatattaaaataatctaaaatataattactttttttatcattgaaaaaaagttattttagaaaaaataatttaaaatagaaaaatattgttattgacTTTATCATACGAAAAATtttgtaacatatatttttacatatagctatttttatataaaagtgaaaccaataatatttattatttaattattacatttatagttttttaaaaaattagtttataaaataaaaattacaataaaaataatgtaaattttttatatttatattaactatTAGTGTTGTAACATTgaatataactattaataattttatttttaaatttatatatatatacatgtatatatctaatttttatattgctttattttcatattatattatattatattaatttataaatttaaaatcataaatttaatttattattttctagaaatatattttaaagtaactaattataaaaataaataaatatgtgcatagataataatattaaattagtgtaaatttttatatttattttatttaataagtttttcttGGTAGTACTATTAATACAGTTACACAAAacatagaatatatttttttttcctttaagtcatcaaattaataattttactgACATGACAATCTGACGGTGAAAATTTCTCTTTGCttcaaatcattaattttactaATGTGATAATGTAATATGAAGACAttcaatttaacttttatatattataaacagaCATGTTAAGTTAATAAGGTAACTCCACGGCTTGAGGATATGATGAGTTATCTTTGGAGGGAGTCTCTCTTCTTGCAATGATACGCATTCTTATCTCCAAAATGACAACGATAATAACTAAGACAGCAATAATGACTCCATAAGCAAGAAACCACTTAGATCCTTCCCCTCCTAAATGGAGTCCATAAAAGGTGTTAAGCACAGCAAAGATAATCAAAATCCTCCCCACGTTATGATGGTACCAATTCCAATACTTTCGTATCTTCGATTCCTTTCCTGGTCGAAATACAACGGCTAATACctatgaaataataaataaaaaaacagatattatgagagaaaattaaaatgatttaaatatgttttttatatatgtaatatatttatttttagtttattatctaaaatttttaaatttttgtttttaatatccATGTTAATCTTAGTTTACTAATGATGACATGACAAACTAATAAAACATCACATTATGACATATGATAACGTGACTATTTAAATGTCACATCATAACTTAGATTAACAATTAATactaaaagtaaatatttagaaatgttagatattaaaataaaatgaaaaatattttgtaacaaACTGAAAAGAAGGATATTACagtgtgaaaaaatatttaaacctaaGATAAATTATCCAAAATCAGAGACAAATTAACCTGTAGGAATCCAAGGATGATAATGACGATTCCTATATTTTTGTGATGAGTCACTTTAGTGTTGAGTTTCTTAGATAAGACCAATCCACATATAATTCCAATTACGCCGGCCACAAAGCTAAATGCTTGAATGGAAGCATGGAAATAAAACCAAGTGGGATCCCATTGCTTGAAGTAGCGAGCAATTATGGATCCTATTATCATTAGAATGCTCCATCCCATGATGTTCAGAACTCCATGACTTCTAAGAAGATTTAGGTTAGAATTTCCACTCGTAGAACCTGTTACGTTGCAAGAAAAACCAAGTTACAATAAGATTCAAATTCaacggattttttttttaactcagcaacacatttttaatgaaaactatctaatattaaaaataattttgtcacAATTTGATTCAGCAATTtgaagaaaagaatataaatataaaaaagagagcaaatttTACTCGTACTCACTAAACTTTTACCAAATTActcataatatttttctttctcttttatttctaaaCTAAccatttttaagtttaaaaacatTACATTAATATCTCTTATATATGTTACACTAATACTCCTACAAGGGAGATGGTTAAAAAAGTAGATGTTTATATAATTACACAAAACCTTGGAGATGATTAGTGTAAAGTTTATTGATCATAACAAAAAGCTTAGTCGCTAACCTTTTGAATAATCTATGGTAATGGATGTCTGATCGATATGTTGGGGCAAGGCATAGTTTGGATAATCTGGAAATTGACCATTGGGTCCAATGGCAAATATGAGATTCGAAGAAGGTTGGGTGGTTTTCAATTGGAAGATGAAGTAGCCTAGCTTAGCACTTGCTGGAACAAAGGATGCGTTCATAATATAAAGATCACCTTTGTCATGAACTACCTCATCTTGTGATTTTCCACCTAGATAGTACAATTTCATACCCCCAGCTCCTGCAGATGGCATCCACCCCACAATTGCACTAGAACCCACCATGTTCCCATCTTTTGAGAACCCTATGGCCGCATAAGCTTTTTTGTCTAATGGGATTGAGAATATGAAGCTCCACACATCTGATGAAGCCTTAGCATACTGaagatcagaagaaaaaaaatagatagtcAGCGCACTAATTCAACTTATATATCAAATAGTCAAAATGTAAAGTGTTGtcgttgtttttctttctttggtcTAAATTAAACCACATTTAACGGGAGAGGTAATTGTTTGAGTTTAGTAGAATAATCATGGATGGTAAAGTTCTCTCtgtgtaaatattttaatataattatatatctaaaacttaaaactatattaattaagaaaaaacaatcTCACACCAAATAATTCATGTGCTAGATGGTTGTAAAATATTGATCTTCACGTAATAAAATTGTGAATGGTAAATCGATATTTCTGAAAAGTTTATTCATAAAGTTTGTTAGAGGTGTTAATTAAatgcaagtatttttttttttttgttatcaagACAGCAAAATACATCATTTTTGTAGATGAGCCTTAGCTAAAACTAATGTTACTTTGTAACTTAAAAGTCACGAACTCTACTTTTTGGAGAAAAAGTTGCTTACGCCTATTTATCCTCTCTAAATCTCATCACTAAGTACTTAAGAATTATGTAGTCCTTTTGATGAAATATACAGTTTTTGAAAAGTGCACTCAAAGCTATCatcactaaaaaaaaatgttagcataTTTTCTAAGACACTCTTGctaatacattatttatttttggttaaaatttattaaaaaaataaaatcatatgcaAAACTTgttgagtaagaaataaaacttacacaacaacataatttttaataaatttcagttaataataataaaataattaaaaaaaaggtgcaTTAATTTCTGTATCATAAAATACGGATGAAAAATGCAACACGTACTCTAAGGATGAAATTGTGAGCAGGCCAAACAGGACTGCACAGTAGTGAACTTGTATCGAAAGGGATAGGAAACTGAATTTGCACCAAATTAGAGGAGCATGAATCTTGAGAAGTCACAAAGGTTGATGAGCTATAGAGGATAATGAACACTAATATTTGGCAAAAGTATGCCAGCTTCATTTTTGTGTGGAGGTAACTACTTAGGTTGTGCCATTAATTATGTTCAGTTTTATAGTGGAAAAAATCAGAAACGTTCTATAAATTATCCTTGGAATTAACGAGCAGTTCTTGACAATTGGCATTGCCGGCTGGAACAGGACATGCAGACACAGCCATGGTTTCGTTCAAATGTACGATAAGATCAACCAGACAACTGCGTACGGTGTTAATTTCCAGcaagaaaaattgaaatcaaaatGATATCATAATACAATTATAAGTTAAAAGAAAGTTACTTGTTTGAACTATACTGCTGTCTTGTACAAAGCTACTAAgggaaaatattaataaaaaagagataGCTTCTCTATAAAGTATGAGTTTTGACTTTTGTATAtcactttatatatattttaattttctttgggTAAAACTAATGTCACTCATTGATCATTCTTGAATAATAACTGTGCAGAAAATATGATGTATAAATTGAAGGTCAGTTAGCTTAAACTTATGAAATTAATCAAAGAATAGTATTATTTTACTTCATATTTTCACAATATTATTGTTGTTAGTAGAAGTGCATACTTTTagcctttaaaaaaattgaattttgattttcatcCCTAATAACACATTTGGTTCATGGTTTGTTTGTCAAAGTTTTGAAATACGAAATTATTTAATCTAACTACATATTTAAGGCTTATTCAAAATTACTTATTAATAGAGTAATCTTGTACTAGTTAATCTACATAACTATATGGTGTCCCtacttattatatatgtaactATTGTATTCTGTCATCACATTTTTATCACTTGTACGCAAACATTTCacaaggatttcaatttttagttttagcaCTTGCATATTGCTCGAAATAACCGCGTTTCCTCTTATGCTTTTGTTATCCTACATATGTATTTAATTTGCAAAATTTCAAATATCtgttaaattgaaatttcactCATTTGGAACATCCACCTACATATATTAAATTCGGATCCTTGTACTTTATAACAATagtcttgttttttttaggaaaacttTATAATAATAGTCTATAACTCTATACATACTCACAGCAATTTGTTGAAGCTTTGCCTTCAAGAGACGAAGAggcataattaaaatatatgtctAGTATAAACTTAATTCACTACCAATCCTCTTCAtagaaaaataagtttaaatggAACTGAATAGCTTCCAAATGAAAATCATAGTggtgaaacaaaacaaaatctataaaaagaatttaatcgTCTCTACTGCACAATTGAGTCTCAAAAGTAATTGCCATAGTGAATAATACGGCAAGCACAATTCCATAACCGATGTTCCATCCACTTCCCTCCTTACCTAATTTGATTCCGTAGAAAATGTTAGCTATGGCTAGTATGATCAAAAttctccccatgttgtgatggTATGCATTCCAATACTTTCTCACTTTTGATTCCTTCTTCGGTCGACCAAGCAAAGCCATTATCTATACAAAAGCAAATAACACACTAATTAAAATAGTGAGTAACCTAACTCTTATCTTTTAAATAAGGTCGGTAGTTTGTCGACAAACTAAGTTACTCTCAATAAAGTGTTTCCTTTTCAGTGATGgttaattatatgttttaatttgcaGTCGTGGATGGTGTgaataacaatgatgatgatgattatacATTAAGCCTTTTTCTCTTGTTATGTCACTATAGCTTACTTTTCATGTTGTTATTGGTCACTAAAATGTACCGACACACACAAACATGCAATATACGActgaaaaataatatgtattatTCGTAAAGTTAaggatataatattaaataagagtttaatgttgatctgtatttttatataatacaatGGGAAAGAAGTCTGATAAGTACTATTTTCATTTTGGTCCTTAATTTAGGACCATCAGTTAAGTTATTTCATgacgaaaaaataaatttaatccctaattttaacatttgtcatcctaacattttttttaaaaaaaaagtgatgagaaattttgaagataaaaatgatataCTTAATGTTAAGTATACTAAATCAAATAATGGTACGTACTAATATTAGAAAtcaaattagtgtttttttaatacGTATTATCAACATATCATAAGTTAATTAACAAGTTTTGTATAAAGTGGAAAATtgttaaaatagataaataccTGGAGGCAACCTAGAACGAAAATGATGATTCCAAGAGCCTTGTGAAGACTAACGTCGGTATGAAGTTGATTATTCAAGACAAACCCACTAATTACACCAACTATTCCCAGAACAAAACCCAAAGACTGAACTGAAGCGTGGAAATAAAACCAAAATGGATCCCATTCCTTGAAGTAGCGAGCAACTATTGCTCCCATTATGATTAGGATGCCCCATCCTAAGATATTCAACAATCCATGGCTTCTTTTCAGGTTATATGACTTTCCTGTTGTTGCACTTGAACCTGTTTTAAATGTAATCATAAACAAAACGTTTTGAATGCCATCCCTGATTATTAATCAAATATGACTACTATATTCATAAACTTTTTGATGGCAAGACCAATAGCATTTTCCCAATTTACATGAAAATCCACAAGGCAGCACAAAATGTTTACATccaatatttttagaattgaagaaaacaaatacTAAATATAGAGATAATATATTTAGCAATTCTTAAATCATCAATCAATTAAGATCATGACtatatatgaaatgatgattttaaTTGACTACACGGTAGAGAATTTCTTAtaatcacataattttttactcaataaaatttatgactAATACATAAGTTGAGTTAAACGTACGTAGAACATCTACTGCTATATATTAACACGTGTTATGCAAAAGAAACCAACGAGCCAAATTTAGTAGATAGAACTAAAACACAAGGTtccaaccaaataaaaaaagaaaaagaaaaagaaaaaaaaaaaactagaacaCGTGGGTTTTGTTTGGTAGAGGGTCGAGTCAGATTTACATTTCAACTATATTATTCTTGCATCAAGCTAGATGACAAAAGAATGTCCTCTCAACAACCATACTAACCACTGCCAAGGTATAGTTTTGAATGGGCCACGTATTGTTCAAATAATTTGTCAAAATAAACTCAAACAAAAGGTCAACACTAGAATAATCTTCATTGGTCACCTGTTTTCTAAATGTCTTCTTTTTCAAACATTGTCAATCGTCATGCACATAAAATcacaataatcatataatttatgcaatattcttgaaaattattttacaacacaatttttttccaTCTATATCTATCATATCACTCATTTTGGCATATACTTctatctgtttttctttttatatatctttCTTCTTGTaatctttttttgaaaatattgtaaaaaaaaaagtagttagAAGTAGCATTTCTCCAATCTTAATGAAACCAGATTTATTGCAGTCATTTCTACACGCATTCACACAATCAGCACATTAATTTATAACTGTTGGATGAAGATAAAATGTTgcaattttgaatttgtttataaatttgattgagcaagataagataaaatatgatGAGTCTCTCATCATTGGGTTCTAAATTGTTGAATGTAAATAATCTAGATCCATACTTAAAAACAGTAAATGAATGGTTTTAAATTATGGTCCACAATCATAATTAAGACTGCAACATCAATTTATTTTGACACTTTACAATCACATCTATAACATATTATGGTGCATAGTCGAATTTTCTTCCAATTATCCgtaatgtaaaatattaatgaCTCATTGCAATGCAACCGCAGCTGTAATTTAAAACCATAAATACATGGGTTTAAATTTCATCTCGTGCATGCCCCCTTAACCGGATACACCAAATTAATTtgctcacaaaaaaaaaagaagtgaaaatcaaaacacatgcatgcataattttaaattacagtCCACAATCACAATTACGGccaatatcaatttattttgacACTTTGCAATCACATCACAACTGCAATATATTCTGGTCGCATCAGTCGAATTTTCTTCCCATTATCCGTAATGTAAAAAATTGATAACTCATCGCAATATAACCACGGCTGTAATGTAAAACCATGAATACATGGGTTTAAATTTCATCTCATGCATGTTTGATGTTCCCTTAACCAGATACACCAAATTAATTtgctcacaaaaaaaaagtgaaaattaaaacgCGTGCATGCATGGCATGTTTTGATGACTAACCTGTTGCGTAATTCAACGTGATGGAGACTTTGTCTTGGTGCAGCGCTAATGCAAAACTTGGTGCCGAAGGGAACACACCGTTAGGTCCAAAGGCATAAATCAACTTGGAAAGAGGTTGGTTAG
The Glycine max cultivar Williams 82 chromosome 16, Glycine_max_v4.0, whole genome shotgun sequence genome window above contains:
- the LOC100804261 gene encoding cytochrome b561 and DOMON domain-containing protein At3g07570, with amino-acid sequence MAVSACPVPAGNANCQELLYAKASSDVWSFIFSIPLDKKAYAAIGFSKDGNMVGSSAIVGWMPSAGAGGMKLYYLGGKSQDEVVHDKGDLYIMNASFVPASAKLGYFIFQLKTTQPSSNLIFAIGPNGQFPDYPNYALPQHIDQTSITIDYSKGSTSGNSNLNLLRSHGVLNIMGWSILMIIGSIIARYFKQWDPTWFYFHASIQAFSFVAGVIGIICGLVLSKKLNTKVTHHKNIGIVIIILGFLQVLAVVFRPGKESKIRKYWNWYHHNVGRILIIFAVLNTFYGLHLGGEGSKWFLAYGVIIAVLVIIVVILEIRMRIIARRETPSKDNSSYPQAVELPY